Within the Mastacembelus armatus chromosome 23, fMasArm1.2, whole genome shotgun sequence genome, the region TTTAATGTTCTCTTTCCTTGATTGACATCTCCAGCAGTGAAACATTGTCTGTGGAGAAGTCATCTGCCAATGATTTCACCCACTGTGTTAACTGTGGTGACACAAAGTAAGTTATTTGCCTGAatattgtttgtctttcagAAGTGCGGCTTGTTAATAATTTTGACAGTTTAATGTACACCACCCCATCTCCTAACCTGATGAGCATGATTGAGTTGCACCCTGTGGTTGAAAGACTACAGTAGCAGCAAGGACACAAACTGTAAGAAACCAGCAGCTTCTTAATCTGAACAGTTTCATAAGGAAGGTAATCCACGCTGACTGTCATCTGAAGCAAATAATGGTGGGTTGATGCTCTGAGTGACATTCACCACCAGTGCTCTTACCTTTAGTCCTGTTTTGGCTGTTGTTGAAGCTCTTCACAAATAAATCATAGCTGTTCTCCTGGTTTTTTCTTTGGATGCTTTGTGGTTTCTCAGATACACACTGAATACTcaaatgcagaaatgcagatatcagtcctttattttttaatatgggTCTAAGGTTGAGTACCTTTCACTTCTGTTGAATGGATGCCAGATCAGAGCTTGTCCTGTGTGGGAGTCCAGACAGGTGTACAGCAGGTGAATGCTTCACAGCCAAAGATCCACCACtacagtgccttgcaaaagtattcaccccCCTTTGcctttaactttttttcttgCATTACAACCTGGAATTTAAATGGATTTGTATTTGGCTTTTATGTCGTGGATCTACACAAAATAGGTGAAGTTGATGAAgtaagatgaaataaaatgtttttaaaaattctaaaaaaaatgaaaactggtgtgtgcatttgtattcaccCCCATTGCTAGGAAGCTCCTAAATAAGTTCTGGTGCTGCCAAACTTAAATTAAGTCCAGTTGCCTACAGTGTCACATCATCTCAGCATACATATATACCTGCTCTGAAAAGCCCCAGAGTCTGCAACACCACTGAGCAAAAGGCAGCATCAAGTCAGCAACACAATGAAGACCAAGGAGCTCTTCAAACAGGTTAGGAACAAACTTTTAGGGTAGTATAAATCAGGGTTGGGTTACAAAAAATATCCCAAACTTTGAACATCCCAGGAAGCACCATTAAATCCATAATTGCAAAGTGGAAAGAATATGGCACCACAGTAATGTTGCCAAGAGAGGGTCACCACCAAAACTCACAGACCAGGCAAGGAGGGATGTAATTGGAGTGTCTATCCATAGGACCCCTAATAACCGTACACTCCACAGAGCTGGGCTTAATAGAAAAATGGCCAGAAGAAAGCTCTtgcttaaagaaaaaacaggaaagaacaTGTTGAGTTTGCAAAAAGTCACATGGGGGCACTCCCCAAACATCTGGAAGAAGGTactgtggtcagatgagactTAAAGACTGCTGTACACCCGCAGAAACCCATCCAAATTGAGGAAGCTGGAGGAGTTTTGCATGGAAGATTGGGCAAAAATCCGAGTGGCTAGATGTGCTAAGCTCACAGGGACATATCCAAAAAATTtgagaatgaaaaaaaacacagtactCTGGAAATTTATGTTTGAAATTACACAATTTGAAATAAACTATTCACtatgaaataaagtgaaactCAGACTGCATAAATTTAGAAGAGTGGTTTTGTGCTCAGAGGTGATACAATTTCAAACTTTGTTATTCCGACACTAATATATTTCAGCTCTTGGTCATTTGCTTCTATAAAAATGCTATGAGCCTTGACAAACCCCACGCGTGACCGCGCGATCGAGGAGGTGTTGTGCGCCGCGTGAACGCGCACGTACTGCGCCTAGCAGAACGTCTTGTGCCTGCGGCAGCAAGCACACAGTACAGCACTGGCTCTGGCACTACGGTCACACGCACAgaggcaggtgtgtgtgtgaacagcagCTCGGACTCCTGCAGCACCTGGATTGGCTTGTTTTAAAGGCGCTCTTACTGACAGAAACACCGCCATCATGTTGTGGACCGCGAGTCAAGTCTTAAGGGGATTCTCCACCTCGTCCGTGAGTGACACTGCATTTGCTGCTTCTTGCAGCACCACAGAATGCATAATGCTGTCGATGCTTATGTTGCATTCATTAAAGTGTTCATACTGATAAATACTGGCGCACTCCAGGTCGTGGTGCCACGCAGAGGACTGAGTCAGGCTCGGCTCTGATAAGACAATCAATGAGTCATAGTTTAGTTCCAGGTCTTCGTCGTCGCTCTGATATTTTCAACAAAACCAGTAAATGTTGATGCACAGTAGGCTACCAGTTTGCCACGTGACCTGTCCGTCTGTGCTCCTACTGTACCGGCCCTGGCGGCACAAGATCTGGAGGAGTTGCATCAGCATatgagtccacactgtagagcGTCAGCGGCTTATCCTGCACGGCTGCAGACATCATTCCTCAGAATAGCGGGGGCTGTTTTGCAGGCAGATGCAGTGTGGTTTCCCCAGTGCTGTCAGAACCATAGAAAGTCGCAAAATGCAGTGTAATAACAGAGACAGGACTTTGACAGGACCTTAAGCACAGGGAACCTGAAACCTCCATCTACCACACATGTGCTACTACAGCCCTATATTGGAGGGGGCTCAGGCATGCACTCGGACTACTGCCTGGATGAGTGcagcctgtgagctcacaggtTTTCTCAGAGCTGGTTTTAACCAGGGGCAAAGCTCTCATGACCATGGCCAGGGGCAAGCATGGGTCCCCCTTAAATCCCACCCCTTTAAGCTAATCACTTTTTACACTGCAAATATAGGATGAATGGGAATAACATTTAAATGGAAACTACAagaatttaaagtaaaatatttaaaatatattttttaaaattacctAGACATATTAGACAAGAAAATGTATCACCAAAtattttgattattgattagTTATTTATGTATTAAGTATTGTTTCAAGTGCTTTAAAACTGGCAGTTTTTGTGGTCAAATTATTTGCTGCAACTTAAGCATTATTGGTCTCTAAAATTGTCTTTTGATAAATTAGTGCTGCTTTGGACTGTCACTTTTTATTCaaaattcaaacatttgttCACACAGGggcaaaataatattttaacagtaatgacataataataatgatgatcaCTATATAAAAAAGGCCTTTTGCTGTACTTTGCATTCTTTAAGTCTGACTATGATGATTGATCCTGATGTCCAGCCAACTGAAAGCAAGCTGTTGCCATGTAGTTTGAAAGCTCAGACCACAAGACAAAGCTACCTGAGGATTAGTGTAGTATCCAGTGTATTTGGAGCTTGGCCCACACTTGAGACTAAAAATCAGGATGTCTCAGCTTCTGCTGCCTTAACttcaacaaatgttttttttatttgtctctaACAAGTCCTCAAACTTTATGTGAGCCAAGTAAAGAATTGCTGGACTGCCCCTTTTAAGAGTTGTCTTTGATGGGCCCTCTGGCCCCTGTTGCTACAGATGTTGCTACAGTCTTCTACAGTTGTTTGCTGCTTAAACCACCTTTCCATTTGATGACTTGCATACATCCAAAGTATTTAAGTGACAAGAGAAGACGACAGTGTTGCTAATCTTGCAAAGATGTATTTCTAGAATTCCTTCTATATTCTCGAAGCTGAAACGGATGTGTTCTTTACTCTCATTGCAGCACTATTACCAGAATAAGCTAAAACTAGCTATAATTGGCCAGAGCCTGTTTGGTCAAGAGGTGTACAGCAACCTGAGGAGGCAGGGTCACAAAGTGGTCGGTGTGTTCACAGTCCCTGACAAGGATGGCAAGGCAGACCCCCTGGGTAAGTTGACTTTTCTTCCCTCTGGGCTTATCCTGTCAAGTCTCTGGTTTTCTCCGATCCGTACACCAACCAGGCTGCCTACATCAGTGTTCCTGGTCCTGCAGGTATTCTTATTATTGAATGCTTACCAAGTATGTAGACATCTTGTGAACGAAAGAGATCAAacattttttactgtatttgtagAAGAAGTAAGACAAAATCTTTGATGTGACTCTCTGATAATCCTGTGAACCTCTCAGAGAGGCCAGCTCTGTGGTTGAGGTAGATGCATGTTGACTCTACAGTGGTCCTGGACAAAGACGAGCTTTTATCCCACGTTAGCTGCGGGATAGTGGTTCCATTGTCTGTGCAGGGAGAGGCCTTGTGTGACCTGGAAATGCAGCTCTGAAGTGAAATGTCTGCAATCAGGCTGCTGATTTTCTAGGAAGCATCATCACCatatcaccatcatcatcctgACCGCTGCATTCCCtctgcatacagtatatagtaatATATAGGACTTGATGCATTTGATAAAGTAATTTTTATACTCCCTTGACGGAGCAAATGTTTCCTGCCATCCACAGGTGCTGTAAACTGTATCGGTAAATTCTCTTGTCCTCTTTCAGCGGTGGCAGCAGAGAAAGATGGGACACCTGTGTTCAAGTTCCCACGGTGGCGGGTGAAGGGGAAGCCCATCCCAGAGGTGGTAGAGGCCTACAAAGCAGTGGGCGCTGAGCTCAACGTCTTGCCCTTCTGCTCCCAGTTTATCCCCATGAACATCATCGACCACCCCAAGCATGGCTCCATCATCTATCACCCCTCCATCCTGCCCCTGCACAGGGGAGCCTCAGCCATCAACTGGTGAGAACATCAGTGAATAATGACACAGTGTCAACAAACTCAGTGAGCACACTGAATTGTATTGTGAGACCACACTGTGAATGGAATTTTGACATGAAAGCAGCATTGCAGTGATTTTAGTATTTTACTTCCATAAAGTTGAGTGTGTTTTTTCCAGTAGAAGAGAATATTTCTGTTTGACTGCTCCCAGTCTCAACAATGAGCCAAACATATTGTTTAAGAGAGTAATTTGGCTTTATCTTCACATATATATAAAGTACAGACAACACTCAGTAAGAATTattggtatgtgtgtgtctccaggACGCTGATCCACGGTGATAAGAAAGCTGGCTTCACGGTGTTCTGGGCTGACGATGGGCTGGACACAGGACCGATCCTGCTGCAGAGGGAGTGCGCTGTTGAGTCCAGTGACACTGTGGACACACTCTACAACCGTTTCCTCTTCCCAGAGGGCATCAGGGCCATGGTAACCACAGggaatttgatatttttgtgaACTGGTGTTTTTTAATCACAGGATGGCACAGAAGCATATTGACAGcattcataaaaaaatcattaagCAGTCAAGATAGATTATGTTTATAGATACATATAGTTGACTGAGATGTCCCACTGACACTGTTTCCTGGTGCAGGTGGAGTCAGTGCAGCTCATTGCTGATGGAAAGGCCCCTCGGGTCCCCCAGACAGAGGAAGGGGCCAGCTATGAGGGCATTCAGAAGAAGTCCAATGCCAGGGTGAGACTTGTCATGAATGACAGCAGCCTGAAGTCACACTGTATCATGTGACTAGAATATACTGTGGCtccttttcatttgtttaggCTTTAGGCTGATTTAACTGGTTATTTTGTTGGTAGTATACAGGATGTTAAAATGCATGTTTAGGTGTTAAGTTGCTCTTTAgataaatgaaatcaaacaccAAGCCAACAGAGCAGTAGTATTTCAGCACTGGATCACAGGAAGGGTGTAAAAATCCaccaaaaaaagagaagaaactgaTACTGCACTGCACAATGCACCTTCATTCAGTTACCAGCATGGAAATTTACTATCAGCTCAAGGCCAGACATGTATGGAGAGAGTGACTGGTGGGACAAGTGAACGACAGAGGTGGGGCTGAATTGGCTGCTCTCTGATTTGTCACTTTGAGTCACGTTGCTGGCACTGTGTTTGAAGCTGCTATTCTTAGTGCAGAGGGTTCTTTTCAACAGTTATTTTTCCACGTGTCAGTTTAGCTAATGGCAGTCAGCTGTTGGGCTTCCCTCTGAGCTGTCTTCATGTTGACTCTGGCTTCTTTTGTGTGCCTCAGGTTAACCTGGCCCAACCAGCTGAGGCCATCCACAACTGGATCCGTGGTCACGACAAAGTCCCTGGTGCCTGGACTGTCATTGATGGTCAGGTGCGTTTCTGAAACTCAGAAGCAAGTACAATTcaaatgcaacacaaaaaaacacttattGTGAGGTCAGGCTGAAGCTGATATTTAATGTCTTAAAACTCTTACATTTAAACGAAAACTAATTTGACACCCCGTTAAAACAgaatattataaattattataaaatatccAGGTGTAAtgcctctctgtgtgtatttcctCAGTCTGTGACCCTGTATGGTTCGTCCATGTTAGGGGGGTCGGTACCAGCTGGTCAGCCACTGGAGATCGAGGGGGCATCTCGGCCCGGTCTGATCGCGAAGAATGGGCTCATCCTATATGGAACTGATGGGAAagctgtgagtgtgtctgtagTTTGCTATACTACAGAACAAACATTCAGATAAAAACAGGAATAGGATAGCTGGTGGAGTGTGATAACACTATGCTCAGGGCACTGTTGGCATCAATGCTGCTGGATGATTCTCCTCTTGACCTGCTGGTGTTTGTTCCAAAGCTCCTGGTGAAGAACCTGCAGTTTGAAGATGGAAAGATGATCCCTGCTTCTAAATACTTCTCTTCTGGAGAAAGCTCCAGTGTGGACCTGACAGATGCTGAGAAGAAGATGGCTGAGGAGATCAGGGCAAGTATTAACTCATTCTTTTTAACCTTTAAGTGTTTTAGAAATGGCTTAAACTTCAGTGTAACATTTGTGTGTTAGTAAAACAgcctgtgatgttttttttaaatcatagaCCATCTGGAAGGGCATCCTCAGCAACGTCGCAGCCATCGAGGACACTACAGACTTCTTCAAGTCTGGAGCTGCTTCCATGGATGTGGTCAGGTGCAGTGCAGTGACTGGTCAGAAATTGTCCACGTGTTACTTTAGGCCAGAGGTTTCAACATCACAGCAGatccaaaataaatgtataaagtgttacaaaaactgtgtttttaatattactttCCTAACCCAGTCAGTATTTCTCAGACTGGAGTGATCTATAAGATTTTTAGGTGAAATCATTGCACCTGTGCATTACTGTCTGTTGTGCTCAGAGAAAAGTAGCTTCTCTCCTAACTTCCTGGGATAATGTACTTGAGAATTATTATAAACTAGGTGCTGttatgcaaaaaatatatataaataaataaaataaaaacagacagaaagcacTGGTATGGAGGTACTGGTATGTTTGTGTCCAGGctggtggaggagctgaagcAGAAGTGTGCCAGTGTGCAGTTGCAGAATGAGGATGTGTATATGGCCACCACCTTCCAAGACTTCATCCAGATGTTTGTCCGCAAGCTGAGAGGGGAAGaccaggaggaggagctggacatTGACTATGTGAGTCTGAGCAGCAGCTGTTACTGTGTCACTGTAGCCTGttatatattcatattataATAAATGTTCTTCCTTCTACTCAGGCAACCAAAGAAGTGAACAACATGACAGTGAAAATGCCATACCAGTGCTTTATCAATGGCAAGTTTGAGGATGCAGAAAATGGCAAGACCTATGATACCATCAATCCTACTGATGGATCTGTGAGTGATGTCACATATGAAAGCCTACACACCTACGGTACCGGAAGATAAAGTTATAAGGAATCATTCAGTGCACATGTGGACTGTGTGTGACCATCACATCCTTCACCCAGGTAATCTGCAAAGTGTCCTATGCCTCAGTGGAGGACGTGGACCGGGCAGTGGCAGCTGCCAAAGAAGCCTACGATAACGGTCTGTGGGGGAAGATGAACCCTAGAGACAGAGGAAGTCTACTTTACAAGTATGTAGCTCCACCTGGAGGATTGCTACAGCCCTTTGTGAACACTAAAGCTAGAAGCATACTTTAAATTTCAGTCCAGTTACTGCTTAGTAGTAATGGTAATAATGCAGTCATGTTGTACTCCTTAAGGTTTAGGTTACATTACATTTATGCCCTCTGACCTTCTCTGTCCAGACTTGCAGACCTAATGGAGGAACACCAGGAGGAGTTAGCCACCATTGAGTCCATTGACTCAGGAGCTGTGTACACACTGGCCCTCAAGACCCACGTTGGCATGTCTATCCAGACCTTCCGCTACTTTGCTGGCTGGTGCGACAAAATTCAGGTAGGTTAATGATTAACAAGGTTTCCCTTTGGCTAGAACACAAACTGCAGGTTTATATCGTTGATTATAATACCAGACAGTGGTTTGTTGCAGGGCAAGACGATCCCCATCAACCAGGCCCGGCCCAACCGCAATCTGACCTTCACAAAGAAAGAACCTCTGGGGTAAAtgcacacatttttattctgtaaGTTCTATGGTTACTGTGTGGAGAGCTATGTGTGATTTtg harbors:
- the aldh1l2 gene encoding mitochondrial 10-formyltetrahydrofolate dehydrogenase, translated to MLWTASQVLRGFSTSSHYYQNKLKLAIIGQSLFGQEVYSNLRRQGHKVVGVFTVPDKDGKADPLAVAAEKDGTPVFKFPRWRVKGKPIPEVVEAYKAVGAELNVLPFCSQFIPMNIIDHPKHGSIIYHPSILPLHRGASAINWTLIHGDKKAGFTVFWADDGLDTGPILLQRECAVESSDTVDTLYNRFLFPEGIRAMVESVQLIADGKAPRVPQTEEGASYEGIQKKSNARVNLAQPAEAIHNWIRGHDKVPGAWTVIDGQSVTLYGSSMLGGSVPAGQPLEIEGASRPGLIAKNGLILYGTDGKALLVKNLQFEDGKMIPASKYFSSGESSSVDLTDAEKKMAEEIRTIWKGILSNVAAIEDTTDFFKSGAASMDVVRLVEELKQKCASVQLQNEDVYMATTFQDFIQMFVRKLRGEDQEEELDIDYATKEVNNMTVKMPYQCFINGKFEDAENGKTYDTINPTDGSVICKVSYASVEDVDRAVAAAKEAYDNGLWGKMNPRDRGSLLYKLADLMEEHQEELATIESIDSGAVYTLALKTHVGMSIQTFRYFAGWCDKIQGKTIPINQARPNRNLTFTKKEPLGVCAIVIPWNYPLMMLAWKSAACLAAGNTLVLKPAQVTPLTALKFAELSVKAGIPKGVINILPGSGGMVGQRLSDHPDIRKLGFTGSTPIGKQIMKSCALSNLKKVSLELGGKSPLIIFSDCDIDKAVRMGMSSVYFNKGENCIAAGRLFVEESIHDEFISQVVEEIQKMKIGDPLDRSTDHGPQNHKAHLDKLLEYCDIGVKEGATLVYGGRQVDRPGFFMEPTVFTDVEDHMFIAKEESFGPVMVVSKFKDGDVEGVLERANDTEYGLASGVFTRDINKAMYVSERLEAGTVFINTYNKTDVASPFGGFKQSGFGKDLGEDALMEYLKTKAVTVEY